Proteins encoded by one window of Hyphomicrobium nitrativorans NL23:
- the lpdA gene encoding dihydrolipoyl dehydrogenase, with translation MDTPIYDVIVIGSGPGGYVAAIRGAQLGLKCAVVERKHIGGICLNWGCIPTKALLRSAEVYHLASRAKEFGLTVEGLGYDPSALVQRSRSVSAQLNAGVGFLLKKNKVDVIWGEAEISCAPTPGEPGKILVRESTAAHPQEPQSSAPKGVLSPGTYHARHIVVATGARARVLPGLEPDRERVWSYIEAMSPPAFPKSLIVVGSGAIGIEFASLYRTLGADVTVIELLPQILPAEDAEIALFARKQFEKAGIKILTGARRSSISKEADGVRAMVTIGDGMEELAAERLISAVGVVGNTEGLGLERLGVALENGTIATRGAGRTNVHGIYAIGDVAGPPMLAHKAEHEGVACVEEIAGHAAHALDKQRIPACTYSHPQIASVGLTEAEARTNGTEVLVGRFPYIGNGKAIAAGETNGIVKTIFDAGTGRLIGAHMCGAEVTELIQGFVIAMECGATQSDLARTVFPHPTLSETMLESSLAATGRALHI, from the coding sequence ATGGATACGCCCATCTACGACGTGATCGTTATCGGATCGGGGCCTGGCGGCTATGTCGCGGCCATCCGCGGCGCGCAGCTCGGTCTCAAATGCGCGGTCGTCGAGCGCAAGCACATCGGAGGCATCTGCCTCAACTGGGGGTGCATTCCGACGAAGGCCCTTTTGCGCAGCGCGGAGGTCTATCACCTCGCATCGCGGGCGAAGGAGTTCGGGCTTACCGTGGAGGGCCTCGGATACGATCCTTCGGCGCTCGTCCAGCGGTCGCGATCGGTTTCTGCGCAGCTCAACGCCGGCGTCGGCTTTCTCCTCAAGAAGAACAAGGTCGATGTGATCTGGGGTGAGGCCGAGATCTCCTGCGCGCCTACGCCCGGCGAGCCGGGAAAGATCCTGGTGCGGGAGTCGACAGCCGCGCATCCGCAAGAGCCCCAGTCTTCCGCTCCGAAAGGGGTTCTCTCGCCCGGCACCTATCACGCCCGGCACATCGTCGTGGCGACGGGCGCACGCGCGCGCGTTCTGCCCGGCCTCGAACCGGACCGCGAACGGGTCTGGAGCTACATCGAGGCAATGTCTCCTCCGGCCTTTCCCAAGTCTCTGATCGTCGTCGGATCGGGCGCCATCGGCATCGAATTTGCCAGCCTCTACAGGACGCTCGGTGCTGACGTCACTGTGATCGAGCTGCTGCCCCAGATTCTCCCGGCGGAAGACGCCGAGATCGCGCTCTTTGCGCGCAAGCAATTCGAGAAAGCGGGCATCAAGATCCTGACGGGTGCGCGGCGGTCGTCGATTTCGAAGGAGGCGGACGGCGTGCGCGCGATGGTGACCATTGGCGACGGCATGGAGGAGCTTGCCGCGGAGCGCCTGATCTCAGCCGTCGGCGTCGTCGGAAACACGGAAGGGCTGGGCCTCGAACGGCTCGGCGTCGCGCTGGAAAACGGCACGATCGCGACCCGCGGGGCAGGGCGAACGAACGTCCACGGCATTTATGCGATCGGAGACGTGGCGGGGCCGCCGATGCTGGCGCACAAGGCGGAGCACGAGGGCGTGGCCTGCGTCGAGGAGATCGCCGGACACGCGGCGCATGCGCTCGACAAACAGCGCATTCCCGCATGCACGTACAGCCATCCGCAGATTGCCAGCGTGGGTCTGACGGAAGCTGAGGCTCGGACCAACGGTACCGAGGTTCTCGTCGGCCGCTTCCCCTATATCGGCAACGGCAAGGCGATCGCGGCGGGGGAAACCAACGGCATCGTGAAAACGATCTTCGACGCCGGAACGGGGCGGCTCATCGGCGCCCACATGTGCGGGGCCGAGGTAACGGAGCTCATCCAAGGCTTCGTCATCGCAATGGAGTGCGGAGCGACGCAAAGCGATCTCGCCCGCACCGTATTTCCCCATCCGACGCTGTCCGAGACGATGCTCGAAAGCAGCCTGGCGGCGACGGGGCGAGCGCTTCACATTTAG
- a CDS encoding alpha-ketoacid dehydrogenase subunit beta — protein sequence MSSGAVAAANERRLTIARAMAEAIAQEMRIDPSVFVMGEDVGTLGGVFGNTRGLFDEFGGERVRDTPISETAFMGAATGAASDGMRPIVELMFVDFFGVCFDAIYNSMAKNAYFSGGTVKVPVVLMTSTGGGYSDGGQHSQCLYGTFAHLPGMKVVAPSNAYDAKGLMTASIRDDNPVIYMYHKGLQGMGWLGTEPAATVHVPEESYTIPFGQAAIVREGKDVTIVSVAMGVHNALKAADLLAAKGVSAEVVDLRTLVPLDRDTVFASVSKTGRLIVVDEDYHSYGMTGEIIASIAERDLSVLKASPQRVAYPDIPIPFSRPMEQFALPSPEKIIEAYEKMKGRRGWRWM from the coding sequence ATGTCTTCCGGGGCTGTTGCTGCGGCGAACGAGCGTCGATTGACGATTGCGCGCGCCATGGCTGAAGCGATCGCGCAAGAGATGCGCATCGATCCCAGCGTTTTCGTCATGGGAGAGGATGTCGGCACACTCGGCGGCGTGTTCGGGAACACGCGCGGATTGTTCGATGAGTTCGGTGGCGAGCGTGTCCGCGACACTCCGATCTCTGAAACTGCCTTCATGGGTGCGGCCACGGGCGCGGCTTCCGACGGGATGCGTCCCATCGTCGAGCTGATGTTCGTCGACTTCTTCGGCGTTTGTTTCGACGCGATCTATAACTCGATGGCCAAGAACGCCTACTTTTCGGGTGGAACGGTCAAGGTCCCGGTGGTGCTGATGACATCGACGGGCGGCGGCTATTCCGACGGCGGCCAGCATTCGCAATGTCTCTACGGCACGTTCGCGCATCTGCCTGGCATGAAGGTTGTCGCGCCGAGCAACGCCTACGACGCGAAGGGTCTCATGACCGCGTCGATCCGCGACGATAATCCGGTCATTTACATGTACCACAAGGGACTGCAGGGCATGGGTTGGCTCGGCACGGAGCCTGCCGCGACGGTCCATGTTCCCGAGGAGAGCTACACGATACCGTTCGGCCAAGCGGCGATCGTGCGCGAGGGCAAGGACGTCACGATCGTGAGCGTCGCGATGGGCGTGCACAACGCCTTGAAGGCGGCGGATCTGCTCGCAGCGAAAGGCGTGAGCGCAGAGGTCGTGGATTTGCGCACGCTCGTGCCGCTCGACCGCGACACGGTCTTCGCGTCGGTTTCGAAGACCGGACGACTGATCGTCGTCGACGAGGATTATCACAGCTACGGCATGACCGGCGAGATCATCGCGAGCATCGCAGAGCGGGACCTCTCCGTTCTCAAGGCCTCGCCGCAGCGCGTCGCCTATCCCGACATTCCCATTCCGTTCAGCAGGCCGATGGAACAGTTCGCCCTGCCGAGCCCGGAAAAGATCATCGAAGCATATGAAAAAATGAAAGGACGTCGCGGATGGCGGTGGATGTAA
- a CDS encoding lipoate--protein ligase family protein — protein MHGHETAEPRNSVELRPPLPFKHAQKLERALLDSAVQRGAGCDWSVWRTQQALIAPSLTTRAKGFQNAAHEMLRCGWPVYIRDTGGDITPQWPGVVNVSSAFLVERTTEISIRATYERFCAPLLAFFSSLGFDAYLSSVQGAFCDGEFNIVIGGRKLAGTAQRWRMTRLPDGRNGVAVLAHAAILADVDIAAGIEATNRFYALCGTDRKVDAAQHVSTAGLCGPDLAAAPLAARLAHFLDRERAV, from the coding sequence ATGCATGGACACGAGACGGCGGAGCCGCGGAACTCGGTGGAACTGCGGCCGCCGCTACCCTTCAAGCACGCACAAAAGCTCGAAAGAGCGCTGCTCGATAGCGCCGTGCAGCGCGGAGCCGGTTGCGATTGGTCGGTTTGGAGAACCCAACAGGCGCTGATCGCGCCGTCTCTCACGACGAGGGCGAAGGGCTTCCAGAACGCGGCGCATGAGATGTTGCGGTGCGGATGGCCGGTCTACATCCGCGATACGGGAGGCGACATCACCCCGCAGTGGCCGGGCGTGGTCAACGTGTCGTCGGCTTTTCTCGTCGAGCGAACGACCGAGATAAGCATCCGCGCCACCTACGAGCGTTTCTGCGCACCGCTGCTGGCGTTCTTTTCATCGCTGGGGTTCGATGCTTACCTGTCGAGCGTGCAGGGGGCCTTTTGCGATGGAGAGTTCAACATCGTGATCGGCGGCAGGAAGCTCGCCGGGACGGCGCAAAGGTGGCGCATGACGCGGCTTCCGGACGGCAGGAATGGAGTGGCCGTGCTGGCGCATGCCGCGATCCTGGCCGATGTGGACATCGCCGCCGGCATCGAGGCGACGAACCGCTTCTATGCGCTCTGCGGCACGGATCGAAAAGTAGATGCCGCACAGCACGTCTCGACGGCAGGCCTTTGCGGCCCGGACCTTGCCGCAGCGCCTCTCGCGGCACGGCTCGCCCATTTTCTGGACCGCGAGCGGGCCGTCTGA
- a CDS encoding 2-oxo acid dehydrogenase subunit E2 — MNAEPSTPAHGASEDRILPLAGMRGMIASKMKESLASSAQLTHIADCDQSALIVAKARLSERGIKASLEDLLIDAVIATLRKHPALNATLEENQVRIKSSINVSCAIALPGDLLVAPTILSADAMSLAERIAARRDLVERARTNKLSVKEMTAGTFTISNIGLTRVRYFTPILNMPQVAILGVGEASLRPWIVGGQLEARPIMGLSLTFDHRAVNGAPAGAFLTDLCEAIEQFQVD, encoded by the coding sequence GTGAACGCCGAGCCATCGACACCAGCCCATGGCGCATCCGAAGACCGCATCCTGCCCCTTGCCGGCATGAGGGGCATGATTGCGTCGAAGATGAAAGAAAGCCTCGCGTCGTCCGCGCAGCTTACCCACATCGCGGATTGCGACCAGAGCGCGCTCATTGTGGCGAAGGCTCGGCTTTCGGAGCGCGGCATAAAGGCGTCGCTTGAGGATCTCCTGATCGACGCGGTCATCGCCACGCTGCGCAAGCACCCGGCGCTCAACGCGACGCTTGAGGAGAACCAGGTCCGGATCAAGTCCTCGATCAATGTCTCGTGTGCGATCGCGTTGCCGGGAGATTTGCTCGTCGCGCCGACGATCCTCTCGGCCGACGCCATGTCGCTCGCGGAACGGATCGCGGCGCGGCGCGATCTCGTTGAGCGCGCACGTACGAACAAGCTGTCCGTGAAGGAGATGACCGCGGGAACCTTCACCATCTCCAACATTGGCCTCACGCGCGTCCGTTACTTCACGCCGATCCTGAACATGCCGCAAGTTGCGATCCTCGGAGTGGGCGAGGCGTCGTTGCGTCCGTGGATCGTCGGTGGACAACTGGAAGCGCGTCCCATCATGGGGCTGTCCCTCACGTTCGATCACCGTGCTGTTAACGGCGCCCCTGCCGGAGCCTTTCTGACGGACTTGTGCGAGGCGATCGAGCAGTTCCAGGTCGACTAG
- a CDS encoding biotin/lipoyl-containing protein has product MAVDVTIPTDLWEEDTEAAITSWLVSDGAVVSEGQLIAEIMVEKVQYEIKAPASGAIKIGLPVEGVAAKGSTIATIS; this is encoded by the coding sequence ATGGCGGTGGATGTAACGATTCCGACCGATCTTTGGGAGGAAGACACGGAGGCGGCCATCACGAGCTGGCTCGTCTCGGACGGCGCCGTGGTTTCGGAAGGCCAGCTGATCGCCGAGATCATGGTCGAGAAGGTGCAATACGAGATCAAAGCTCCGGCGTCGGGCGCGATCAAGATCGGATTGCCCGTGGAAGGGGTTGCCGCCAAGGGCAGCACCATCGCGACAATATCGTGA
- a CDS encoding sigma-54-dependent Fis family transcriptional regulator: MTQTQRRLAQQVPGGELIQASWNRCIQEYGLEPCMRRSVERVTDQNIRELRSQMEEVLFESGSITEHLRHVARDADYCLLLSDATGIVVQGYADTSASREMAEEGLATGSRWSESAIGTNGIGTCIVSRRPVTVAGHAHYNHTLKGFTCTAAPIFAPDGSVMAVLDFSGRSVANSSECSFAQHIVRQAAQSISTALFRKCHQNSCIVALSREPEAMPLALNALVATDETGRLLGATQDALSFLGVAELADLGGLHIQDLWRIALDELKPLSSHNVRLSGTDGSNFYVTTFLPKKKTRSSSAPSGKAQQKARSNFKSEPLELDRVAGSDPKMRRNVELCRKLLDRDIPLLLLGETGVGKDTFARAIHLESNRSQKPYVAVNCAAIPDTLLASELFGYAPGTFTGGLKAGRVGKIAASNGGTLFLDEIGDMPIDLQAHLLRVLEEREVSPLGASAPIPVDVRIISATHRELPQLVEAGRFRRDLYYRIKGAQVNISPLRERSDIAELVQRVIEDEQGAEGAEIRIAPEVHDLFASYRWPGNIRELRNVMRWILSVHSDPVITLDHLPEELLARPENPQRGRVHLASDAASEPPADATLEHACERIEREKIIDALTVTKWCITAAAADLGISRATLHRKIRKYEILSPNQKV, from the coding sequence ATGACCCAGACTCAGAGAAGGCTCGCCCAGCAAGTGCCCGGCGGCGAGCTCATCCAAGCCTCCTGGAATCGTTGCATCCAGGAGTACGGGCTTGAGCCCTGCATGCGCCGCAGCGTCGAACGCGTGACGGACCAGAACATCCGTGAGCTTCGTTCTCAGATGGAAGAGGTGCTCTTCGAATCGGGTTCGATCACCGAGCATCTTCGTCACGTGGCGCGGGATGCGGATTATTGCCTTTTGCTCAGCGATGCGACGGGCATCGTGGTCCAGGGATACGCGGATACCTCGGCAAGCCGCGAGATGGCGGAGGAAGGCCTCGCGACAGGTTCGCGGTGGAGCGAGAGCGCCATCGGCACCAACGGTATCGGCACCTGCATCGTGTCGCGGCGGCCCGTCACCGTTGCCGGACACGCGCATTACAACCACACGCTCAAAGGCTTTACATGCACCGCCGCGCCGATTTTCGCGCCCGATGGAAGCGTCATGGCGGTGCTCGATTTTTCCGGCCGATCGGTCGCCAACAGTTCGGAATGCTCATTCGCACAACACATTGTGCGGCAGGCCGCGCAAAGCATCAGCACCGCCCTGTTCCGGAAATGCCATCAGAACAGCTGCATCGTCGCGCTCTCTCGCGAGCCGGAGGCGATGCCGCTCGCGCTCAATGCGCTCGTCGCGACAGATGAAACCGGGCGGCTGCTCGGCGCGACGCAAGATGCGCTGTCATTCCTCGGCGTCGCGGAGCTTGCGGACCTCGGCGGATTGCACATCCAGGATCTCTGGCGAATTGCACTCGACGAACTCAAGCCGCTCTCGTCGCACAACGTGCGGCTCAGCGGGACGGACGGATCCAATTTCTACGTGACGACATTTCTTCCCAAAAAGAAAACGCGATCGAGCAGCGCGCCGTCGGGGAAGGCCCAGCAGAAAGCGCGTTCGAACTTCAAGAGCGAACCTCTAGAGCTCGATCGCGTCGCCGGAAGCGACCCAAAGATGCGGCGCAACGTCGAGCTTTGCCGAAAGCTTCTCGACCGGGATATTCCGCTGCTTCTCCTTGGTGAGACGGGCGTCGGCAAGGATACGTTCGCCCGGGCAATCCATCTTGAGAGCAATCGGTCCCAAAAGCCTTATGTCGCGGTCAACTGCGCGGCGATCCCGGACACTCTGCTGGCGAGCGAGTTGTTTGGCTATGCGCCGGGAACCTTTACCGGGGGCCTCAAGGCTGGCCGCGTCGGAAAGATCGCGGCGAGCAACGGCGGCACGCTCTTTCTCGACGAAATCGGCGACATGCCGATCGATCTGCAGGCGCATCTTCTCCGCGTCCTGGAGGAGCGGGAGGTTTCGCCCCTCGGCGCGAGCGCACCGATACCCGTCGACGTCAGGATCATCTCCGCCACGCATCGGGAGCTTCCGCAGCTCGTCGAGGCGGGCCGCTTCCGGCGCGATCTCTACTATCGGATCAAGGGCGCGCAGGTGAACATCTCCCCGCTGCGGGAGAGGTCGGATATTGCCGAGCTCGTTCAGAGAGTGATCGAGGACGAGCAGGGCGCGGAGGGGGCGGAGATCCGCATCGCGCCCGAGGTGCACGATCTCTTCGCCAGTTATCGGTGGCCGGGCAACATCCGCGAGCTGCGCAACGTGATGCGTTGGATCCTCTCGGTGCACAGCGATCCCGTCATCACGCTCGATCATCTTCCCGAGGAGCTTCTCGCCCGTCCGGAGAACCCTCAGCGCGGCCGGGTCCACCTCGCAAGCGACGCCGCCTCCGAGCCTCCGGCCGATGCAACGCTGGAGCACGCGTGCGAACGCATCGAACGAGAAAAGATCATCGACGCTCTCACGGTCACAAAATGGTGCATCACGGCCGCGGCCGCGGATCTCGGCATCAGCCGCGCGACCTTGCACAGAAAGATCCGCAAGTACGAGATCCTCTCGCCGAACCAGAAGGTCTAA
- a CDS encoding PQQ-binding-like beta-propeller repeat protein has protein sequence MCRSRPRKYETITAAHPWHEACHIKGANSEAVGTLSGALRKNKAEATRMNANRLRRNVGAAMVLVAAGVLIGSSNGAWAETIVDDAALTDPNQTDNWLAYGRDHSEQRFSPLTQITADNVGKLGLTWSLPLPEDGALVATPLVVDGIMYFTGSYSKTRAVDTKTGKLIWEYDPETLKHAGDRARMMWSWSRGATFYKGKVIIATADGRLIALDSKTGLPIWTTQTFDPSIPLHITGAPKAFRDLVLIGNGGSEQGGGRGFITAYHVETGKEAWKFYIVPGNPADGFEDEAQKMAAETWTGEWWKLGGGGQTWNGVTYDAEYDQILVGTGNGGPWNHKIRSPEGGDNLFLSSIVALDATSGKYKWHYQTTPGDTWDYTSTMDIVLVDLELTEGEGKKRSSCMHRRMGSST, from the coding sequence ATGTGCCGATCGCGTCCGCGAAAATACGAAACCATTACAGCCGCGCACCCCTGGCACGAGGCTTGCCATATAAAGGGCGCCAATAGCGAAGCCGTCGGGACGTTATCCGGCGCGCTACGAAAAAATAAGGCGGAGGCGACAAGGATGAATGCAAATCGACTGAGGCGCAATGTCGGGGCAGCAATGGTGCTCGTCGCGGCAGGCGTGTTAATTGGATCTTCGAACGGGGCTTGGGCCGAGACCATCGTTGACGATGCGGCGCTCACCGATCCGAACCAAACCGACAACTGGCTGGCCTATGGACGGGACCACAGCGAGCAGCGGTTCAGCCCGCTGACCCAGATCACAGCCGACAATGTCGGCAAGCTTGGTCTCACCTGGTCGCTGCCCTTGCCGGAAGATGGCGCGCTTGTCGCCACCCCGCTCGTCGTCGACGGCATCATGTATTTCACCGGCAGCTACAGCAAGACGCGCGCCGTCGATACCAAAACGGGGAAGCTGATCTGGGAATATGATCCCGAAACCCTGAAGCATGCCGGCGATCGCGCGCGCATGATGTGGAGCTGGAGCCGCGGCGCAACCTTCTACAAGGGCAAAGTGATCATCGCCACCGCGGACGGACGTCTCATCGCGCTCGATTCCAAGACAGGCTTGCCGATCTGGACGACGCAGACCTTCGATCCGAGCATACCGCTTCACATCACCGGCGCGCCGAAGGCGTTTCGCGATCTCGTGCTCATCGGCAACGGCGGTTCCGAGCAAGGCGGTGGCCGCGGCTTCATCACCGCCTACCACGTCGAAACCGGAAAGGAAGCCTGGAAGTTCTACATCGTTCCCGGCAACCCCGCTGACGGCTTCGAGGACGAAGCACAGAAAATGGCGGCGGAGACCTGGACGGGGGAATGGTGGAAACTGGGCGGCGGCGGCCAGACCTGGAACGGCGTCACGTATGACGCCGAGTACGATCAAATTCTCGTCGGGACCGGCAACGGCGGACCCTGGAACCATAAAATCCGTAGCCCCGAGGGCGGCGACAATCTTTTCCTGTCCTCCATCGTCGCCCTCGATGCGACCAGCGGAAAATACAAGTGGCACTACCAGACGACGCCGGGAGACACCTGGGATTACACCTCGACGATGGATATCGTCCTGGTTGATCTGGAGCTCACGGAAGGCGAGGGCAAAAAAAGGTCCTCATGCATGCACCGAAGAATGGGTTCTTCTACATAA
- a CDS encoding thiamine pyrophosphate-dependent dehydrogenase E1 component subunit alpha — MYETMLVSRFFEEAIEAIYLEGKKPVFNMAKGPIPGEMHLSNGQEPCAVGVCAHLTSSDIVTSTHRPHHAAIAKGVDLARMAAEIFGKKTGLSGGRGGHMHIFDPDVNFSCSGIIAQGMGPAVGAALSRKMQGRDGVAVSYIGEGAANQGAFHETLNLAALWKLPVIFVIEDNAWGISVAKSASTAIPNNALRASAYGMPGHHVTGNDPIAIFAAAGEAIALARSGGGPSLIDIETDRLAGHFMGDAEAYRPKGELEALRARDPIPAFARRLQSEDALSDADLAAISDRARSKVDDAIGFARESAYPEPDEALDKVFV; from the coding sequence ATGTACGAGACAATGCTCGTGAGCCGCTTCTTCGAAGAGGCGATCGAAGCGATTTATCTTGAGGGCAAGAAGCCGGTCTTCAACATGGCCAAAGGGCCGATTCCTGGAGAAATGCACCTCTCCAACGGCCAAGAGCCCTGCGCCGTGGGCGTGTGTGCGCATCTCACATCTTCGGACATCGTAACGTCGACGCACCGGCCTCATCACGCGGCCATCGCCAAGGGCGTTGACTTGGCGCGGATGGCCGCGGAGATCTTCGGGAAGAAGACGGGACTGAGCGGCGGCCGCGGCGGCCACATGCACATCTTCGATCCCGACGTCAATTTCAGCTGCTCGGGCATCATCGCACAGGGGATGGGACCGGCCGTCGGCGCCGCGCTGTCTCGCAAAATGCAGGGCCGCGACGGCGTTGCCGTCTCGTACATCGGCGAAGGCGCCGCCAATCAAGGCGCATTCCACGAGACGCTCAATCTTGCAGCGCTGTGGAAGCTTCCGGTGATCTTTGTGATCGAGGACAACGCGTGGGGCATATCCGTTGCCAAGTCGGCCTCGACGGCGATCCCCAACAACGCGTTGCGCGCGTCCGCTTACGGAATGCCGGGACACCACGTCACCGGAAACGATCCCATCGCCATCTTTGCGGCTGCGGGCGAGGCCATCGCGCTCGCACGCAGCGGGGGCGGACCGAGCCTGATCGACATCGAGACGGATCGGCTTGCCGGACACTTCATGGGAGACGCGGAAGCCTATCGCCCCAAGGGCGAGCTTGAGGCGCTGCGTGCCAGAGATCCTATCCCGGCCTTCGCCAGGCGGCTTCAAAGCGAGGACGCTCTTTCGGACGCGGATCTGGCCGCGATCTCGGACCGTGCCCGCAGCAAGGTGGATGACGCGATCGGGTTTGCGCGCGAGAGCGCATATCCGGAACCTGACGAGGCCCTGGACAAGGTGTTCGTCTAG
- a CDS encoding c-type cytochrome, whose product MHAPKNGFFYIIDRKDGKLLSAEPFAKVTWATGIDMETGRPIEAEGARYLTEPVTIWPSVFGAHSWHAMSYNPGTGLVYIPKMELATHWDDTKIDLNSWKKPSFQIDVGAEVGLGNDIPKDAGVSSLMAWDPVKRKAVWEIPQPNYWNAGTLTTAGNLVFQGRIDGKFAAYDARDGKELWSVNVGSGISAPPITYAVDGTQYVSLLVGFGGAAVAYGGGSSMAQYGWGYRGQLRQLLTFAVGADKPIPEVGEPTFVRVLNPPEFQLDDTLADRGEHVYKASCAWCHGAGAVSGGYTPDLRASEAFLDLDQLKTIVQDGALQNNGMPNFKNLSDGDLEALRHFVRKKAMEAQTPSH is encoded by the coding sequence ATGCATGCACCGAAGAATGGGTTCTTCTACATAATCGACCGGAAGGATGGAAAGCTGCTGTCGGCGGAGCCGTTCGCGAAGGTCACGTGGGCGACCGGCATCGACATGGAAACGGGCCGTCCGATCGAGGCGGAGGGCGCACGGTACTTGACCGAGCCGGTCACGATCTGGCCGAGCGTGTTCGGCGCACACTCGTGGCACGCGATGTCCTACAATCCCGGCACGGGGCTCGTCTACATTCCGAAGATGGAACTCGCGACGCATTGGGACGATACAAAAATCGACCTCAACTCCTGGAAAAAACCGTCCTTCCAGATCGACGTCGGTGCTGAAGTCGGCCTTGGCAACGATATTCCGAAGGACGCCGGCGTCAGCTCTCTCATGGCCTGGGATCCGGTGAAGCGGAAGGCGGTCTGGGAGATCCCGCAGCCCAACTACTGGAATGCCGGAACGCTGACCACCGCAGGCAACCTCGTGTTCCAGGGGCGCATCGACGGCAAGTTCGCAGCCTATGACGCCCGCGACGGCAAAGAGCTCTGGTCCGTCAATGTCGGAAGCGGCATCAGCGCCCCTCCGATCACCTACGCCGTAGACGGAACGCAATACGTGTCGCTCCTGGTCGGCTTCGGCGGCGCTGCTGTGGCCTACGGCGGCGGCAGCTCCATGGCCCAGTACGGGTGGGGCTACCGTGGGCAGCTTCGCCAGTTGCTGACTTTTGCAGTCGGTGCCGACAAGCCCATTCCGGAAGTCGGCGAACCCACGTTCGTGCGTGTGCTCAACCCGCCCGAATTCCAGCTGGACGACACGCTCGCCGACCGAGGTGAGCATGTCTACAAAGCGTCCTGCGCGTGGTGTCACGGTGCAGGCGCGGTCTCCGGCGGGTATACGCCGGACCTTCGTGCCTCGGAGGCCTTCCTCGATCTCGATCAGCTCAAGACGATCGTTCAGGACGGTGCTCTTCAGAACAACGGGATGCCCAACTTCAAGAACCTCTCCGATGGGGATTTGGAGGCTTTGCGGCACTTCGTTCGCAAGAAGGCGATGGAGGCCCAGACACCCAGCCATTGA